The segment CCCCAGAGTGACAAAAGAGAGTTAATCAGGCTTTTGTTTTTATTCAGCAAACCCTAATTAAGCCACCTCAAGTTCATAATGTAAAACTAATAACTCATTCTCTTTTAAAATTGCTATCGTATATTCCCCTCCTTGACTATCAGTAAACTCCACTAAATATTGGTTTTCTTCTTCTCTTTCATAAACTTCCACCACCCCACCGTCCCCACCTGTCCACTGGGTAAGCTTTCAAGCGAAAAGAGCTAACCGAGGCGCGAAGCGGCTGCGGTTGAGCTAGTAGTCCGTCCTGCTCCTTCAGTTAATCGGAATCGGATAGGGTGTCGTTGAAATCTTACCCGTGGGTAGGCTAGGCTCGGTAAGCATGAAGAGATTTAAAGCTGCTGCTGATTGCTGAACCCATGATTTTCATCGAAGTATTACGGAGACTAACAGCGAAGGGATTCTTCAATTCACCCATCTTCCGAGATCGTAAAGACTGTTCAACGATTGCTTTGGTGCGAGGAAATCGTAGATCTTCATAGCGTTGAAATGCAGCGATCGGATCAGAATTTTCTTCTAAGCATTTTGCAACAACATACGCATCTTCTAAAGCGGTACAAGCTCCTTGTCCCATTGTGGGTAACATTGGGTGAGCAGCGTCGCCTAAAAGGGTAATATTGCCTTTGCTCCAAGGTTGAGTCGGAGGGCGATCGTAAAGATCCGTGGTCAAGATATTTGCCTCATCCGTTGCTGCAATCAATTCAGGAATCGCTGAAAACCAGTCTTGATACATTGTCTCAAGTTCCTGTTTGCGCCCGAACACTGCATCCGGTTGTGCTTCAGGTGCGGTAGCTGCGGCATACCAATACATTTTTCCTTTGCCCAGCATCATGAAGCCAAAACCTTTACCACCACCTAAAAACTCCTGAATGTAACCCGGCCGATAATTACTCGGGACGTAATCAGTCAACCCTCGCCAAGTTTTGAAATTCCGGTATGTGGGAGGAGTATCGCCTAAAAGAGTAGCTCTGACTCGTGAACGCAATCCATCTGCACCGATTAATCCATCCCCTTCGACTTCTAATCCAGAGACAAAATAGGCATGAACCCGATCATGCTGGTGCTCAAATCGTTCAAACGTTTCTCCCAAGTGAAATTTTTCTCCAGGTACATTACGCCACAGAAGTTGATGCAATTCAGCGCGATGAATGGCCACAACAGGTAACTCAAAACCATCGAGATCGATGTTAACTAGCTCTTTGCCTCGTTGGGAGTTGAATTGATAATTGGTGGTGAGACAGCCAACCTGAATCGCTGTTTCCAATAATCCTAACTTCTTCAAGATGTGAGTCGCGTTTGCCCACAGTGCAATTCCAGCACCGACTTCCCGCAAGACCTGGGTGCGCTCATAAACGACAGGCTCAAAACCTGCTTGATTCAGAGCAAGCGCAGTTGCAGTGCCCCCAATTCCACCCCCGATAATGATGATCTTCCTCATGACTTACTACTTTATCGACAGACTTGTCAGT is part of the Rippkaea orientalis PCC 8801 genome and harbors:
- a CDS encoding FAD-dependent oxidoreductase; amino-acid sequence: MRKIIIIGGGIGGTATALALNQAGFEPVVYERTQVLREVGAGIALWANATHILKKLGLLETAIQVGCLTTNYQFNSQRGKELVNIDLDGFELPVVAIHRAELHQLLWRNVPGEKFHLGETFERFEHQHDRVHAYFVSGLEVEGDGLIGADGLRSRVRATLLGDTPPTYRNFKTWRGLTDYVPSNYRPGYIQEFLGGGKGFGFMMLGKGKMYWYAAATAPEAQPDAVFGRKQELETMYQDWFSAIPELIAATDEANILTTDLYDRPPTQPWSKGNITLLGDAAHPMLPTMGQGACTALEDAYVVAKCLEENSDPIAAFQRYEDLRFPRTKAIVEQSLRSRKMGELKNPFAVSLRNTSMKIMGSAISSSFKSLHAYRA